In a genomic window of Shouchella clausii:
- a CDS encoding tetratricopeptide repeat protein: MKSLEFPLKGGLNKRMDMSAIPFNLDFYFDENLREVPLSKAEMMKGIEFLKKQIPIFQNDKNEIAKIYGLMGVYLRTVKELEESKKYLRLAIQTYESTSNDNSLFVNKLRLAHTYQWQKDFHTSNQMFKKLMEEAEICDERRGILDFVYQHYAKNLFDQENYDLAISYFHKALNLRIQKGQKDLIESTEYAIHICKGKL, encoded by the coding sequence ATGAAAAGCTTAGAATTTCCTTTGAAAGGTGGTCTAAATAAAAGGATGGACATGTCTGCTATCCCATTTAATTTAGATTTTTATTTTGATGAAAATTTACGAGAAGTTCCTCTGTCAAAAGCTGAAATGATGAAAGGTATCGAATTTCTAAAAAAACAAATACCAATATTCCAGAACGATAAAAACGAAATAGCAAAAATCTATGGATTAATGGGCGTTTATTTGCGGACTGTTAAAGAATTGGAAGAAAGTAAAAAATATTTAAGGTTAGCGATTCAAACATATGAAAGCACAAGTAATGACAATAGCTTGTTTGTTAATAAACTACGTTTGGCCCACACATATCAATGGCAGAAAGACTTTCATACGTCTAATCAAATGTTTAAGAAACTGATGGAAGAAGCCGAAATATGTGATGAACGTCGGGGTATACTAGATTTTGTTTATCAACATTATGCCAAAAATTTGTTTGACCAAGAAAATTACGATCTTGCTATAAGTTATTTTCACAAAGCCTTAAATTTAAGAATTCAGAAGGGGCAAAAAGACTTAATAGAATCAACCGAATACGCCATTCATATTTGCAAGGGAAAATTGTGA
- a CDS encoding MATE family efflux transporter, with protein MKQTNNSTKLGNEPIGKLLRDLSVPAMIGMFVMAFYNVVDVLFISYGVGIEAVAGLTIAFPVMMIMMAVSAAVGIGGASVISRRLGENRHEDANRVFGTVLALIVVMSVAGLITALFFLEDLLVLFGATPDILPYSYDYMFPIMLGTVFFAFTFATNNIIRSEGNARFAMVTMVIPAILNIILDPIFIFALDMGVKGAGVATVVAQGAVSFFILRYYAKGESSLRLSWTSVSLPVSVVKEILSVGFPAFVQQASGSLMMIAINAMLIQHGSDMHVGVFGIIQRIMMFTVMPMIGVMQGMMPIVGYNYGAKQFARMRETIWLTLKVVVACSIGVVFIMMAFPALSMRIFTTDTLAIETGTTAMRIMFAGFFLAGVQVVAGGLYQALGKPTPALILSLSRQIIFLIPLVLLLPQYMGITGVFLAFPIADLLSFILATFLLYRDRETILVKGKQEQQEV; from the coding sequence ATGAAACAAACGAACAATAGCACAAAGTTAGGAAACGAACCGATCGGAAAATTGCTTCGAGATCTATCGGTTCCAGCCATGATCGGTATGTTTGTCATGGCGTTTTACAATGTCGTCGACGTTCTCTTTATTTCCTACGGCGTTGGCATTGAAGCGGTGGCGGGTCTAACGATTGCCTTCCCCGTCATGATGATTATGATGGCGGTCTCGGCAGCTGTGGGAATTGGCGGCGCGTCTGTCATTTCTAGAAGGTTAGGAGAAAACAGGCACGAAGACGCCAATCGCGTGTTCGGTACAGTGCTTGCGCTCATTGTAGTCATGAGCGTTGCCGGTTTAATCACGGCGCTATTTTTTCTGGAAGATTTGCTTGTCTTATTCGGCGCTACTCCAGATATTTTGCCGTATTCTTATGACTACATGTTCCCGATCATGCTAGGTACGGTATTCTTTGCTTTTACATTTGCGACAAACAATATTATTCGTTCGGAAGGAAACGCTCGGTTTGCGATGGTGACAATGGTCATTCCGGCCATTCTGAATATCATTCTCGACCCCATTTTCATTTTTGCTCTCGATATGGGCGTTAAAGGGGCAGGCGTCGCCACGGTTGTTGCCCAAGGAGCGGTGAGCTTCTTTATTTTGCGGTATTACGCTAAAGGTGAAAGTTCGTTGCGCCTCAGTTGGACAAGCGTGTCTCTGCCGGTTTCTGTCGTAAAGGAAATTTTGTCTGTCGGCTTTCCTGCATTTGTCCAACAAGCATCAGGGAGTTTGATGATGATCGCCATCAACGCGATGCTCATTCAACATGGAAGCGATATGCACGTCGGTGTATTTGGCATCATCCAGCGGATTATGATGTTTACGGTGATGCCAATGATTGGCGTTATGCAAGGAATGATGCCGATTGTCGGTTACAATTATGGAGCCAAACAATTTGCGCGAATGCGTGAGACCATTTGGCTGACATTAAAAGTCGTGGTCGCCTGTTCGATTGGCGTTGTCTTTATTATGATGGCTTTCCCAGCTCTTTCGATGCGAATTTTCACGACAGACACTCTTGCGATTGAGACAGGCACAACAGCGATGAGAATCATGTTCGCTGGTTTCTTTCTTGCTGGCGTGCAAGTGGTTGCCGGCGGTTTGTACCAAGCTCTTGGCAAACCAACCCCTGCCTTGATTTTATCACTGTCTCGGCAAATCATTTTCCTAATTCCCCTTGTGTTGTTGCTGCCTCAATATATGGGCATCACCGGCGTGTTCTTAGCATTTCCTATTGCCGATTTGCTATCGTTTATCCTTGCGACATTTTTGCTGTACCGAGACCGCGAGACCATTTTAGTAAAAGGCAAACAAGAACAGCAAGAAGTTTAA
- a CDS encoding methyl-accepting chemotaxis protein, producing MKRFRNRILVKLTALLVACVLMTSLVIGTTTYTLAKNQLIDAGMLDMKHTVDAALPLLTAIQEDIENGTMSLEEGQERARLLISGPKTENGYEHSKSLFSYKSDGYMVAYTDDYATQLHPTNEIGEIPEDTTNRQQFVESARKENVEDRFTFYNRVEDGAQVKKISYMTYFEPWGWHIGMTATESEFYSDIQELGYYITALTAIVSIAALLAAYLLIRKRVQTLETVATAAAAIADGDISYSNLPESNDEIGRLGRSFNTMTTQLRKLVADLQQSGINVLDRASDLSAVAEETSATAQEMLLAVNEIGSGTQDQAIQLEKTNEQVGELNQSIQSINEQKQKVVETSVESSIASAKGREMVSHLEQSHSNSHQASEDISIGITKLYGKIQDISRVTQVINGIAEQTNLLALNASIEAAQAGEHGNGFAVVAAEVRKLAKQANTRTAEIKEVISGIEQEMEQIIMLIGQTGSYSDELKEAVKQTAEVFTGIEASIQKTSGAIYIIENEMENITGQAKTMTFSVEQALSVAEETAASVEEMIASFDEQGAALETIATAAEKLTALNQQMNGDLAYYKTE from the coding sequence ATGAAAAGATTTAGGAATAGAATCTTAGTTAAATTAACTGCTTTGCTTGTAGCATGTGTGCTAATGACAAGTTTAGTAATTGGCACTACTACGTATACGTTAGCGAAAAATCAGCTGATTGACGCCGGCATGCTTGATATGAAACATACTGTTGATGCAGCGCTGCCTCTATTAACAGCCATACAAGAGGATATCGAAAATGGCACGATGTCGCTAGAAGAAGGGCAGGAACGGGCACGTTTGCTAATTTCTGGACCTAAAACAGAAAACGGATATGAGCATTCCAAATCGCTGTTTTCTTATAAATCAGACGGATATATGGTAGCGTATACAGATGATTACGCAACCCAACTTCACCCCACTAATGAGATCGGTGAAATTCCGGAAGACACGACAAATCGGCAACAATTCGTCGAAAGTGCTAGAAAGGAAAATGTAGAAGATCGGTTTACGTTTTATAATCGCGTCGAAGACGGTGCACAAGTCAAAAAAATCAGCTACATGACATATTTCGAACCATGGGGCTGGCATATTGGCATGACGGCAACTGAAAGCGAATTTTATAGCGACATTCAAGAGCTTGGCTATTATATAACGGCATTAACAGCCATCGTCTCCATTGCTGCATTGCTTGCCGCTTATTTGCTAATCCGCAAAAGAGTGCAAACGCTGGAAACAGTGGCGACTGCGGCAGCTGCAATTGCCGACGGCGACATTTCCTATTCGAACTTGCCAGAGTCCAATGACGAGATTGGCCGGTTAGGTCGGTCATTCAATACAATGACGACCCAGTTGAGAAAATTGGTTGCTGATTTGCAGCAATCTGGCATCAATGTCCTCGATCGGGCCTCGGATTTGTCAGCAGTAGCAGAAGAGACATCAGCAACGGCACAGGAGATGCTTTTAGCTGTTAATGAAATCGGGTCAGGAACGCAAGATCAAGCCATCCAACTGGAAAAAACGAATGAGCAAGTCGGGGAATTGAACCAGTCGATTCAATCAATCAACGAGCAAAAGCAAAAAGTGGTTGAAACATCCGTTGAGTCTTCCATTGCTTCTGCAAAAGGAAGGGAAATGGTTTCCCACTTGGAACAGTCTCATTCCAATTCCCACCAAGCATCAGAAGACATTAGCATCGGCATTACTAAATTATATGGGAAAATCCAAGACATTTCACGGGTGACGCAAGTAATTAATGGCATCGCCGAGCAGACGAACCTCCTTGCTTTAAATGCAAGCATTGAAGCAGCACAGGCAGGGGAACATGGCAATGGATTTGCCGTCGTTGCTGCGGAAGTGCGCAAGCTTGCGAAACAGGCGAATACGCGCACGGCTGAAATAAAAGAGGTCATCTCTGGAATTGAACAAGAGATGGAGCAAATCATCATGCTAATCGGACAAACGGGCAGCTACTCAGATGAATTAAAAGAAGCAGTCAAACAAACAGCAGAAGTATTCACAGGGATCGAAGCTTCTATTCAAAAGACAAGCGGCGCCATTTATATTATCGAAAATGAAATGGAAAATATTACAGGTCAAGCAAAAACGATGACTTTCTCAGTGGAACAAGCGTTAAGTGTAGCAGAAGAGACAGCCGCATCCGTTGAAGAAATGATCGCTTCCTTTGACGAGCAAGGCGCTGCACTAGAAACAATCGCAACTGCAGCCGAAAAACTAACAGCTTTAAACCAACAAATGAATGGCGATTTAGCTTATTATAAAACAGAATAA
- a CDS encoding CitMHS family transporter translates to MLALLGFLTIVVFLYSIISKRLSVIVALVLIPIVFGIIGGFGLELGEHMLEGIQLVAPTGVMLGFAILFFGVMNNAGMFDPILARILKAVKGDPLKVVVGTLLFAMIAQLDGSGASTFLIVIPALLPLYDRLGMNRLVLAGIVGLGAGLMNIMPWGGPTARAGSALGIDPGDIFIPLLPSMAVGFLWLLFVAYWIGKKERKRLGVQSIEHSMSSAQTEEQLKMKRPKLFIPNLLLTALTLTTLVMQWLPLPVVFIIAFVLALLMNYPNPKEQMQQIQLQASGMVPVLSIIFAAGIFTGILTGTGMIEAMAVALVNLVPEQIGGSLPIVVAIASMPLSLVFNPDAYYYGVMPILAQSAEMYGVPGIEIAQACVLGQMTVGFPLSPLTASTFLLVGLAQVELGDHQRFMFKWAFLTTLWMALFALLTGVLSGW, encoded by the coding sequence ATGCTAGCATTACTTGGTTTTTTGACGATTGTGGTGTTTTTATATTCGATTATTTCGAAGCGGCTTTCTGTTATTGTCGCACTTGTGTTGATTCCAATTGTTTTTGGCATCATTGGCGGATTTGGACTTGAGCTCGGTGAGCATATGCTGGAGGGCATTCAACTTGTTGCTCCGACTGGCGTTATGCTAGGTTTTGCAATCCTGTTTTTCGGCGTTATGAACAATGCAGGCATGTTTGATCCGATTCTTGCCCGAATTTTAAAAGCGGTGAAAGGCGATCCTTTAAAAGTAGTAGTCGGTACGCTGTTATTTGCTATGATTGCCCAGCTTGATGGTTCAGGAGCATCGACGTTCTTAATTGTGATCCCAGCTTTGTTGCCTCTTTATGATCGGCTCGGCATGAACCGACTCGTCTTGGCAGGAATCGTTGGCCTTGGAGCGGGCCTCATGAATATTATGCCATGGGGAGGGCCGACTGCCCGCGCCGGCAGCGCGCTTGGCATTGATCCCGGCGACATATTTATCCCACTATTGCCTTCGATGGCGGTAGGATTTCTATGGCTTTTATTTGTCGCTTACTGGATTGGAAAAAAAGAGCGAAAACGCCTTGGCGTCCAATCAATCGAACATTCAATGAGCAGTGCTCAAACGGAAGAGCAATTGAAAATGAAACGCCCGAAGCTGTTTATTCCCAATTTATTGTTGACCGCCTTGACGTTAACGACATTGGTGATGCAATGGTTGCCGCTGCCCGTCGTCTTTATCATTGCCTTTGTGCTTGCGTTGCTAATGAATTATCCGAATCCAAAAGAGCAAATGCAACAAATCCAGTTGCAAGCGTCGGGCATGGTGCCGGTGTTATCGATTATTTTTGCAGCTGGAATTTTCACAGGTATCCTTACAGGCACAGGGATGATCGAAGCGATGGCAGTGGCGTTAGTCAACCTAGTGCCTGAACAAATTGGCGGTTCACTGCCGATCGTTGTCGCCATTGCCAGCATGCCCCTCAGCCTCGTCTTTAATCCAGACGCCTATTATTACGGCGTCATGCCAATTCTTGCCCAATCGGCAGAAATGTACGGCGTGCCTGGAATCGAAATTGCCCAAGCATGCGTACTCGGGCAAATGACAGTTGGCTTTCCTCTCAGTCCGCTGACAGCATCAACGTTTTTGTTGGTTGGCCTTGCGCAAGTAGAATTAGGTGACCATCAACGATTTATGTTCAAATGGGCCTTTTTAACGACACTATGGATGGCGCTATTTGCTTTGCTTACTGGCGTGTTGTCTGGCTGGTGA
- a CDS encoding AtuA-related protein: protein MTTPLYKIAHARAGDKGEQTTISLFLYDERFYESVRQQITAAAVKQHFRRLASGGVDRYELPQLAALHFVIHGTRPGGVAAALDFDAHGKSLSWYFLEMNVQL, encoded by the coding sequence ATGACTACACCTTTATATAAAATTGCCCATGCTCGGGCAGGCGACAAAGGCGAACAGACAACGATCAGCCTGTTTCTGTACGATGAACGATTTTACGAAAGCGTAAGGCAACAAATAACGGCAGCGGCGGTCAAGCAACATTTTCGCCGACTAGCCTCTGGCGGTGTTGACCGTTATGAGCTTCCTCAATTGGCTGCACTCCATTTTGTCATCCATGGCACTCGCCCAGGTGGCGTAGCGGCCGCCCTTGATTTTGATGCACATGGTAAATCGCTCTCTTGGTATTTTCTTGAAATGAACGTTCAGTTGTAA